Proteins co-encoded in one Streptomyces sp. NBC_01283 genomic window:
- a CDS encoding TetR/AcrR family transcriptional regulator: MTVNGRTEGRRKRVPRQEREQQIIDVAVTVFAKRGYHAASVDEIAELAGISKPMVYLYLDSKEGLFLACLRREADRLVAAFQDAARAGGGAPELRLHAGLSAFFAFVAEHRDSWIVLHRQASELSEAIATAVADARRAVMAQVAGLVRDGIEESPGGSQLDDEDADFVAHALVGAADSLTDWMGGHPGQSPEGVTLRLMNMVWVGMGRVLEGEVWVPGEGTA, translated from the coding sequence GTGACGGTCAACGGGAGAACTGAGGGACGGCGTAAGCGCGTTCCGCGCCAGGAACGCGAGCAGCAGATCATCGATGTGGCGGTGACGGTCTTCGCCAAGCGCGGCTATCACGCCGCGTCCGTGGACGAGATCGCCGAACTGGCCGGAATCTCCAAGCCGATGGTCTATCTCTATCTCGACTCCAAGGAGGGGCTCTTCCTCGCCTGCCTGCGGCGCGAGGCGGACCGCCTGGTCGCCGCCTTCCAGGACGCGGCGCGGGCCGGCGGCGGGGCACCCGAACTGCGCCTGCATGCGGGCCTCTCGGCGTTCTTCGCCTTCGTCGCCGAGCACCGCGACAGCTGGATCGTCCTGCACCGCCAGGCCTCGGAGCTGAGCGAGGCGATCGCCACCGCGGTCGCCGACGCGCGCCGGGCGGTGATGGCGCAGGTCGCGGGCCTGGTCCGGGACGGCATCGAGGAGAGCCCCGGAGGCTCGCAACTGGACGACGAGGACGCGGACTTCGTCGCCCACGCGCTGGTCGGCGCGGCGGACTCGCTCACCGACTGGATGGGCGGCCACCCGGGCCAGTCGCCGGAGGGGGTCACCCTGCGGCTGATGAACATGGTGTGGGTGGGGATGGGGCGCGTGCTCGAGGGGGAGGTCTGGGTGCCGGGGGAGGGGACTGCGTGA
- a CDS encoding long-chain fatty acid--CoA ligase, whose product MGVRKDLKRAQRHSELADRAAVDIVRDEHGTVREARTAPLAAKATTGSTADIPFTNAAEAPGAVVLRRKQDGQWRPVTAAAFAREVTATAKGLIAAGLQPGGRVALMSRTRYEWAVLDFAIWAAGGQTVPVYATSAADQIEWIVRDSGATLLIAETAENVATAEAAARGLAEPPRVRCVDEGALIDLAAEGVELSDEEVTKRRAALTPDSVATICYTSGTTGKPKGCVLTHGNLHAEAANTVDLLHPIFKEITGQVASTLLFLPLAHILGRTIQIACMLARIELGHCPSIKPDELRPELRSFRPTFVVGVPYLFEKIHDTGRATAEKIGRGASFDRAEGIAVRFGEAYLNKFLDKRGPGPSFGLHLGWALYELLVYRRIRKEVGGRLRYAISGGSPLDRRLNLFFYAAGIIIYEGYGLTETTAAATITPPLKPRPGTVGTPVPGTSIRIADDGEVLVKGGIVFGSYWNNPAATDAVLRDEWFATGDLGALDGDGYLTITGRKKDIIVTSGGKNVSPAVLEDRLRSRAPVGQCIVVGDNRSYVAALITLDPEAVEHWLAVRKRPKDTPLAELCRDPKMIAEIQKAVDYANKAVSRAESIRRFSLVEGEFTEDNGLLTPSLKIKRHAVTAAYEAEIEALYGESAR is encoded by the coding sequence ATGGGCGTACGCAAGGATCTGAAACGGGCGCAACGCCACAGCGAGCTGGCGGACCGTGCCGCGGTGGACATCGTCCGGGACGAGCACGGAACCGTCCGCGAGGCGCGTACCGCCCCGCTCGCGGCGAAGGCCACCACGGGCAGCACCGCCGACATCCCCTTCACCAATGCCGCCGAGGCGCCCGGCGCGGTCGTCCTGCGCCGCAAACAGGACGGCCAGTGGCGGCCGGTCACCGCGGCGGCCTTCGCGCGCGAAGTCACCGCCACCGCCAAGGGGTTGATCGCCGCCGGGCTCCAGCCGGGCGGCCGGGTCGCGCTGATGTCCCGTACGCGGTACGAGTGGGCCGTACTGGACTTCGCGATCTGGGCGGCGGGCGGCCAGACCGTGCCGGTGTACGCGACATCGGCGGCGGACCAGATCGAGTGGATCGTGCGGGACTCCGGCGCGACCCTGCTGATCGCGGAGACGGCGGAGAACGTCGCGACGGCCGAGGCGGCGGCCCGGGGCCTCGCCGAGCCGCCGCGCGTCCGCTGCGTCGACGAAGGCGCGCTGATCGACCTGGCGGCCGAGGGCGTGGAGTTGTCAGACGAGGAGGTGACCAAGCGGAGGGCCGCCCTCACTCCGGACTCCGTCGCCACCATCTGCTACACCTCGGGCACGACCGGCAAGCCCAAGGGCTGCGTCCTCACCCACGGCAATCTGCACGCCGAGGCCGCGAACACGGTCGACCTGCTGCACCCCATCTTCAAGGAGATCACCGGCCAGGTCGCCTCCACGCTCCTCTTCCTGCCGCTCGCCCACATCCTGGGCCGCACCATCCAGATCGCCTGCATGCTCGCCCGCATCGAACTCGGCCACTGCCCGAGCATCAAGCCGGACGAACTCCGGCCCGAACTGCGCTCGTTCAGGCCGACGTTCGTCGTCGGCGTCCCGTACCTCTTCGAGAAGATCCACGACACGGGCCGCGCGACCGCGGAGAAGATCGGGCGCGGCGCGTCCTTCGACCGCGCCGAGGGGATCGCGGTGCGGTTCGGAGAGGCGTACCTGAACAAGTTCCTCGACAAGCGCGGACCCGGCCCGTCGTTCGGGCTCCACCTCGGCTGGGCGCTGTACGAACTGCTCGTCTACCGCCGCATCCGCAAGGAGGTCGGCGGCAGGCTGCGCTACGCGATCAGCGGCGGCTCGCCCCTCGACCGGCGCCTCAACCTCTTCTTCTACGCCGCCGGGATCATCATCTACGAGGGGTACGGCCTGACGGAGACCACGGCCGCCGCCACCATCACACCGCCGCTGAAGCCGCGCCCCGGCACGGTGGGGACGCCGGTGCCGGGCACGTCCATACGCATCGCGGACGACGGCGAGGTGCTCGTCAAGGGCGGCATCGTCTTCGGCTCGTACTGGAACAATCCGGCGGCGACGGATGCCGTGCTGCGGGACGAGTGGTTCGCCACCGGTGACCTGGGGGCGCTGGACGGCGACGGCTATCTGACGATCACCGGGCGCAAGAAGGACATCATCGTCACGTCCGGGGGCAAGAACGTCTCCCCGGCGGTCCTGGAGGACCGGCTGCGCAGCCGGGCGCCGGTCGGGCAGTGCATCGTCGTCGGCGACAACCGTTCGTACGTGGCGGCGCTCATCACGCTGGACCCGGAGGCCGTCGAGCACTGGCTCGCCGTGCGCAAACGCCCGAAGGACACCCCGCTCGCCGAACTGTGCCGTGACCCGAAGATGATCGCGGAGATCCAGAAGGCCGTGGACTACGCCAACAAGGCGGTCTCGCGAGCGGAGTCCATCCGTAGATTCTCCCTGGTCGAGGGCGAGTTCACCGAGGACAACGGACTGCTCACGCCCTCCCTGAAGATCAAGAGGCACGCGGTGACGGCGGCGTACGAGGCAGAGATCGAGGCGCTCTACGGGGAGTCCGCACGGTGA
- a CDS encoding dynamin family protein yields the protein MVTLDVRPQLLDALSALRERVAAARFPLPLAGAPRARANRDELLAQLDDYLVPRLRAPEAPLLAVIGGSTGAGKSTLVNSLVGRQVSEAGVLRPTTRTPVLVCHPEDHHWFAGMRVLPDLTRVWVPRREPSGTQDEDDDGSDDLLPPGPEGERALRIETSETLPQGLALLDAPDVDSLVSDNRILAAELISAADVWVMVTTASRYADAVPWHLLRTAKEHDATLVTVLDRVPHQLVAEVSRQYGALLLKAGLGDVPRFTVPELPESTGGGGLLPSTAVAPLRAWLTHRSQEPTARAQAIARTAHGVIQSLNVRVPEIAAAVALQYAAALRLTSAVDEAYGHEHARVRERLQAGAVLAGDALKRWRSYPLDCGAGELLDAVAESLEALLLCAVTAADERIDEAWRREPASAAPGLGGREGFIESAEGAESAEHRIGMAVRRWRRVLEEYAEDEVRELDRIEKNSVPDPEMVAALLATALLGGARGRSAGETLAERIGAQGALRLRDRGGRLLTTYLDNVLDTERERRLAPLDRLDVNPEPQADLIAALSVLQKER from the coding sequence GTGGTGACCTTGGACGTACGGCCTCAACTGCTTGACGCACTCTCCGCCCTGCGCGAGCGTGTCGCCGCCGCACGCTTTCCGCTCCCCTTGGCGGGGGCGCCACGCGCGCGTGCCAACCGGGACGAGCTCCTTGCCCAGCTCGACGACTACTTGGTGCCCCGGCTGCGGGCCCCCGAAGCACCGCTGCTCGCCGTGATCGGGGGTTCTACCGGGGCGGGCAAGTCCACCCTGGTGAACTCCCTCGTAGGGCGGCAGGTCAGCGAGGCGGGGGTGCTGCGGCCGACAACCCGTACGCCGGTCCTTGTGTGCCATCCGGAGGATCATCACTGGTTCGCCGGAATGCGCGTACTGCCGGACCTCACGCGCGTGTGGGTGCCCCGTCGGGAGCCTTCGGGCACGCAGGACGAGGACGACGACGGGAGCGACGACCTGCTGCCGCCCGGGCCCGAGGGCGAGCGCGCGCTGCGCATCGAGACCTCGGAGACCCTGCCCCAGGGGCTCGCGCTCCTGGACGCCCCCGACGTCGACTCCCTCGTCTCCGACAACCGGATCCTCGCCGCCGAGCTGATCTCCGCTGCCGACGTCTGGGTCATGGTGACCACCGCGTCCCGGTACGCGGACGCCGTGCCCTGGCATCTGCTGCGTACCGCCAAGGAGCACGACGCCACCCTCGTCACCGTCCTCGACCGGGTGCCGCACCAGCTGGTGGCCGAGGTGTCGCGGCAGTACGGGGCGCTGCTCCTCAAGGCGGGCCTGGGCGACGTGCCGCGCTTCACCGTGCCCGAGCTGCCCGAGTCCACGGGCGGCGGCGGACTGCTGCCTTCCACGGCCGTCGCGCCGTTGCGGGCCTGGCTCACCCACCGGTCCCAGGAGCCCACGGCCAGGGCGCAGGCCATCGCGCGTACGGCACACGGCGTCATCCAGTCCCTCAATGTGAGGGTGCCGGAGATCGCGGCCGCCGTCGCCCTGCAGTACGCGGCCGCCCTGCGGCTCACCTCCGCCGTCGACGAGGCGTACGGACATGAGCACGCGCGCGTGCGGGAACGTCTGCAGGCAGGAGCAGTCCTCGCGGGCGACGCGCTGAAGCGGTGGCGCAGCTATCCGCTGGACTGCGGCGCCGGCGAGCTCCTCGACGCGGTCGCCGAGAGCCTGGAGGCGCTGCTGCTGTGCGCGGTGACCGCCGCCGACGAGCGGATCGACGAGGCGTGGCGCCGTGAGCCCGCCTCCGCCGCCCCCGGGCTCGGCGGGCGCGAGGGGTTCATCGAGAGCGCCGAGGGCGCCGAGAGCGCCGAACATCGCATCGGAATGGCGGTACGGCGCTGGCGACGCGTCCTGGAGGAGTACGCGGAGGACGAGGTCCGCGAGCTCGACCGGATCGAGAAGAACTCCGTGCCCGACCCCGAGATGGTGGCCGCCCTGCTCGCCACGGCCCTGCTCGGCGGGGCCCGCGGACGCTCGGCGGGCGAGACGCTCGCCGAGCGGATCGGCGCCCAAGGAGCGCTCCGGCTGCGGGACCGGGGCGGCCGCCTGCTCACCACCTACCTGGACAACGTCCTGGACACCGAGCGCGAGCGACGCCTCGCCCCCCTCGACCGCCTCGACGTGAACCCCGAACCCCAGGCCGACCTGATCGCCGCGCTGTCCGTACTGCAGAAGGAGAGGTGA
- a CDS encoding VOC family protein: protein MAIQRMDNVGIVVEDMDAAVAFFVELGMELEGRAEVEGLVADQCTGLDGVHCDIAMVRTPDGHSRLELAKYRSPAATSDGPRNRPHNILGTHRVMFAVDDLKDTVARLRPHGAELLGEIARYEDSYLLCYVRGPEGIIIGLAEQLG from the coding sequence ATGGCGATTCAGCGGATGGACAATGTCGGCATCGTCGTCGAGGACATGGATGCCGCCGTCGCGTTCTTCGTGGAACTCGGTATGGAGCTGGAGGGCAGGGCGGAGGTCGAGGGCCTCGTCGCCGACCAGTGCACCGGACTCGACGGCGTCCACTGTGACATCGCGATGGTCCGGACCCCGGACGGCCACAGCAGGCTCGAACTGGCGAAGTACCGCAGCCCCGCGGCCACCAGCGACGGACCGCGCAACCGGCCGCACAACATCCTGGGCACGCACCGCGTCATGTTCGCCGTCGACGACCTCAAGGACACCGTCGCCCGCCTGCGCCCGCACGGCGCCGAACTCCTCGGCGAGATCGCCCGCTACGAGGACAGCTACCTGCTCTGCTACGTCCGCGGCCCGGAGGGCATCATCATCGGCCTGGCCGAGCAACTGGGCTGA
- a CDS encoding acyl-CoA dehydrogenase family protein, translating to MAFSLELTEEQRDLRGWVHGFAADVVRPAAAEWDEREETPWPVIQEAAKIGLYGFESLAELFGDPSGLSLQIANEELFWGDAGIGMALFGTSLAVAGIFSAGTPDQLAEWVPQCFGDEDDPKVAAFCVSEPEAGSDVSAMRTRATYDEARDEWTLSGQKAWITNGGIANVHVVVASVDPALGSRGQAAFIVPPGTQGLEGARKIKKLGLRASHTADVFLDDVRVPGHCLLGGKERLDARLARAREGNRAGSGGRGQAAMATFEVSRPTVGAQALGIARAAYEYALDYAGSRVAFGRPIIENQSIAFALADLRTEIEAVRLLIWQASWMARNDKAFDAGQGSMSKLRAGELAVAATEKAVQVLGGAGYSREHPVERMYRDAKIYTIFEGTSEIQRLVIARAISGRQIR from the coding sequence ATGGCCTTCTCGCTCGAACTGACCGAGGAACAGCGCGACCTGCGCGGTTGGGTGCACGGCTTCGCCGCCGACGTGGTGCGGCCGGCAGCCGCCGAGTGGGACGAGCGCGAGGAGACTCCCTGGCCCGTCATCCAGGAGGCCGCGAAGATCGGCCTGTACGGGTTCGAGTCCCTGGCCGAGCTGTTCGGCGACCCCAGCGGTCTCTCGCTGCAGATCGCCAACGAGGAGCTGTTCTGGGGCGACGCGGGCATCGGGATGGCCCTGTTCGGCACCTCGCTCGCGGTGGCCGGGATCTTCTCCGCGGGCACGCCCGACCAACTCGCCGAGTGGGTGCCGCAGTGCTTCGGCGACGAGGACGACCCCAAGGTCGCGGCGTTCTGCGTCTCCGAGCCCGAGGCGGGCTCGGACGTGTCGGCGATGCGCACGCGCGCGACGTACGACGAGGCACGCGACGAGTGGACCCTTTCGGGCCAGAAGGCCTGGATCACGAACGGCGGCATAGCCAACGTCCATGTGGTGGTCGCGTCGGTCGATCCGGCGCTGGGGTCGCGAGGGCAGGCGGCGTTCATCGTGCCGCCCGGCACGCAGGGCCTCGAAGGCGCCAGGAAGATAAAGAAGCTGGGGCTTCGGGCCTCGCACACCGCGGACGTGTTCCTGGACGACGTACGCGTGCCGGGGCACTGTCTGCTCGGCGGCAAGGAGCGCCTCGACGCCCGGCTCGCGCGGGCCCGCGAAGGGAACAGGGCGGGCTCCGGGGGCCGCGGACAGGCCGCCATGGCGACCTTCGAGGTGAGCCGCCCGACGGTGGGCGCCCAGGCGCTCGGCATCGCGCGGGCCGCGTACGAGTACGCGCTGGACTACGCGGGCTCCCGGGTCGCCTTCGGCCGCCCCATCATCGAGAACCAGTCCATCGCCTTCGCGCTCGCCGATCTGCGGACCGAGATCGAGGCCGTGCGGCTGCTGATCTGGCAGGCGTCGTGGATGGCGCGGAACGACAAGGCGTTCGACGCGGGGCAGGGCTCGATGTCCAAGCTGCGCGCCGGGGAGCTGGCTGTGGCGGCCACGGAGAAGGCGGTGCAGGTGCTCGGGGGCGCGGGGTACAGCAGGGAGCATCCGGTGGAGCGGATGTACCGGGACGCGAAGATCTACACGATCTTCGAGGGGACGAGCGAGATCCAGCGCCTGGTGATCGCCCGCGCGATTTCGGGGCGGCAGATCCGCTGA
- a CDS encoding SCP2 sterol-binding domain-containing protein → MTDGIGGAEGLAGLDFASVTPEEFAKIVKGLSGKEITEIAQDAELRARVLQEVFGRMGRQFKPEAAGSVEALIRWKITGVEEAVHETEISQGTCTVREGRSEAEPRVTLVMADAEFLKLVSGNASPVTMFMMRKLKIVGDVAFAAGLTRYFDIPKA, encoded by the coding sequence ATGACGGACGGCATCGGCGGCGCCGAGGGCCTGGCCGGCCTTGACTTCGCGAGCGTCACGCCCGAGGAGTTCGCGAAGATCGTGAAGGGGCTCTCCGGCAAGGAGATCACCGAGATCGCCCAGGACGCCGAGCTGCGCGCCCGTGTCCTCCAGGAGGTGTTCGGGCGCATGGGGCGGCAGTTCAAGCCGGAGGCCGCGGGCAGCGTCGAGGCACTGATCCGCTGGAAGATCACCGGGGTCGAGGAGGCGGTCCACGAGACGGAGATCTCACAGGGCACCTGCACGGTCCGCGAGGGCCGCTCCGAGGCCGAGCCACGCGTCACGCTCGTCATGGCCGACGCCGAGTTCCTCAAGCTGGTCTCCGGCAACGCGAGCCCCGTGACGATGTTCATGATGCGCAAGCTCAAGATCGTGGGCGACGTGGCGTTCGCCGCCGGTCTGACCCGCTACTTCGACATCCCGAAGGCCTGA
- a CDS encoding GMC oxidoreductase, which produces MSGNDGAYDFDVLVVGSGFGGSVAALRLTEKGYRVGVLEAGRRFTRASLPKDSWDLRNYLWAPALGLYGIQRIHLLRNVMVLAGAGVGGGSLNYANTLYVPPPAFFQDKQWAGITDWQAELAPYYDQARRMLGVRQNPTMTEADEHLRAAADRMGAADTFRLTPVGVFFGDGADAGGGSGGGGAGGATSIVRSTDGTGAEVPDPYFGGAGPSRRACTECGSCMTGCKVGAKNTLTENYLYLAERAGAEIRAMTTVVSVKEEEREEGKGQGFEVVVVPTGRRRRGRRTVLRARHVVLAAGTYGTQTLLHRMKDEGILPRLSDRLGRLTRTNSEALVGAVTFPRRYRKKHGDGRPLDFTRGVAITSSIHPNPTTHIENVRYGKGSNLMALICVPQYSRNLPKPLAAVLAFLTHPVLVARVASTHRWSERTIIGLVMQTHDNSLTTRLGRRRMLTAEQGHGAPNPVHIAEGWEAAGLVAERINGFAGTNLGELLNKPLTAHFLGGCPIGASPDRGVIDPYHRLYGHPGISVVDGSSVSANLGVNPSLTITAQAERAMAYWPNKGDPDTRPQQDMRYARVPAVAPRNPTVPKGSYGELRLPE; this is translated from the coding sequence GTGAGCGGGAACGACGGGGCGTACGACTTCGACGTGCTGGTGGTCGGCTCCGGGTTCGGCGGGTCCGTGGCCGCCCTGCGCCTCACCGAGAAGGGCTACCGCGTCGGCGTCCTGGAGGCGGGTCGCCGCTTCACCCGCGCATCGCTGCCCAAGGACTCCTGGGACCTGAGGAACTACCTGTGGGCGCCCGCCCTGGGTCTCTACGGCATCCAGCGCATCCACCTCCTGCGCAACGTCATGGTCCTGGCGGGCGCCGGGGTGGGCGGCGGCTCGCTCAACTACGCGAACACCCTCTACGTACCGCCGCCGGCCTTCTTCCAGGACAAGCAGTGGGCGGGCATCACGGACTGGCAGGCGGAACTCGCCCCGTACTACGACCAGGCGCGGCGCATGCTCGGCGTACGCCAGAACCCGACCATGACCGAGGCGGACGAGCACCTGCGGGCGGCGGCGGACCGGATGGGGGCGGCGGACACCTTCCGGCTGACGCCCGTGGGGGTGTTCTTCGGCGACGGGGCGGACGCGGGTGGTGGCTCGGGTGGTGGCGGTGCCGGTGGCGCCACCAGCATCGTCCGTTCAACGGACGGGACGGGCGCGGAAGTTCCCGATCCGTACTTCGGCGGGGCGGGCCCTTCGAGGAGGGCCTGCACCGAGTGCGGATCATGCATGACGGGCTGCAAGGTCGGCGCCAAGAACACCCTCACCGAGAACTACCTCTACCTGGCCGAGCGGGCGGGCGCGGAGATCCGCGCGATGACGACGGTGGTGTCCGTCAAGGAGGAGGAGAGGGAGGAAGGGAAGGGGCAGGGCTTCGAGGTGGTCGTGGTTCCCACCGGCAGGCGCCGCCGGGGCCGCCGTACCGTCCTGCGCGCCCGCCATGTCGTCCTCGCGGCGGGGACGTACGGCACTCAGACCCTCCTGCACCGCATGAAGGACGAGGGAATTCTGCCGCGCCTGTCCGACCGCCTCGGCAGGCTCACCCGCACCAACTCCGAGGCGCTGGTGGGCGCGGTGACCTTCCCGCGCCGCTACCGCAAGAAGCACGGCGACGGCCGCCCCCTGGACTTCACGCGGGGCGTCGCCATCACGTCCTCCATCCACCCGAACCCCACCACCCACATCGAGAACGTTCGCTACGGCAAGGGTTCCAACCTGATGGCGCTGATCTGCGTCCCGCAGTACAGCCGCAACCTCCCCAAGCCGCTGGCCGCGGTGCTCGCCTTCCTCACCCACCCCGTACTCGTGGCGCGGGTCGCGTCGACGCACCGCTGGTCGGAGCGCACGATCATCGGCCTCGTCATGCAGACCCACGACAACTCCCTCACCACGCGCCTGGGACGCCGCCGCATGCTGACGGCCGAGCAGGGGCACGGCGCACCCAATCCCGTGCACATCGCGGAGGGCTGGGAGGCGGCGGGCCTGGTGGCCGAACGCATCAACGGATTCGCGGGCACGAACCTGGGTGAACTCCTCAACAAGCCGCTGACCGCACACTTCCTGGGTGGCTGCCCGATCGGCGCTTCACCGGACAGGGGAGTGATCGACCCCTATCACCGCCTTTACGGTCACCCGGGCATCTCGGTGGTGGACGGTTCGTCGGTCTCGGCGAACCTGGGCGTGAACCCGTCCCTCACCATCACGGCACAGGCCGAACGAGCCATGGCGTACTGGCCGAACAAGGGTGATCCGGACACTCGCCCGCAACAGGACATGAGGTACGCGCGCGTGCCGGCCGTCGCACCGCGGAACCCCACGGTGCCGAAGGGGTCGTACGGGGAGCTGCGCCTGCCGGAGTGA
- a CDS encoding single-stranded DNA-binding protein — protein sequence MNETMVTVVGNVATTPVFRELPSGPVARFRLAVTARYFDAVQNVWTDGHTNFFTVWARRGLGSNVQGSLTIGEPVIVQGKLKVRDEERGGQHWTSADIDATTIGHDLSRGTAAFRRVLKANAALTDTYTDAAAREPLPEPEPVG from the coding sequence ATGAACGAGACCATGGTGACGGTGGTGGGGAACGTCGCGACGACGCCGGTGTTCCGGGAGTTGCCCTCGGGGCCGGTGGCGCGGTTCCGGCTCGCGGTGACGGCGCGGTACTTCGACGCGGTGCAGAACGTCTGGACGGACGGGCACACCAACTTCTTCACGGTGTGGGCGAGGCGAGGGCTCGGATCGAACGTGCAGGGGTCCCTGACGATCGGCGAACCCGTGATCGTGCAGGGCAAGTTGAAGGTGCGTGACGAGGAACGGGGCGGCCAGCACTGGACGTCGGCGGACATCGACGCGACCACCATCGGCCACGACCTGTCGCGCGGTACGGCTGCGTTCCGGCGCGTGCTCAAGGCGAACGCGGCGCTGACGGATACGTATACGGATGCGGCGGCGCGCGAGCCGCTGCCCGAGCCTGAGCCGGTGGGCTGA
- a CDS encoding GTPase, with translation MTAVTDHTEHERERDEPPAEPSSTDGTPGEARTAGETSAAGEGPASGEARHGSSEDVWDDGLIARRGGATSSSGAPSGGPSGAPSVTPSGAPSSTSASSSTYCSTSASSGTSSSTSSGISTAYEGPLRARLDALRELVGLSRTRLDSATLAEAGRVLDEAAARRRLSGRHTVVAIAGATGSGKSTLFNALAGVTISETGVRRPTTAAPIGCSWTDGAAGLLDRLGIPGRLRRRPLQGPDLNTLEGLVLIDLPDHDSAVGEHRAHVDRILALVDAVIWVVDPEKYADAMLHERYLRPMAGHAEVTFVVLNQVDRLPGDAADQVLDDLRRLLDEDGIALGEHGEPGATVLSLSALTGEGVDELRDSLGQFTKERGAAARRIAADLDAAADELWPVYAAGAGTHGGRGGVRIGLSEEAREEFADRLADAVGAAAAGQAAERAWRRNAGKACGTPWLRLWRWYEAQRSPLNVGWPAAREPADEEATARQRVEHAVRTVADEAAAGLPQPWGQAVREAAVRGAEGLPEALDELTVSAGVPEGRPPRPGWWPVAVFAQAAMTMLQVVGGLWLVAQIIGIAVPNLGVPVLLMLAGIVGGPCVEWGSRMAARGPARRYGADAERRLREAAAGCGRARVLDPVAAELLRYLEVREQYVRVTGAVVG, from the coding sequence GTGACTGCCGTCACTGATCACACCGAGCACGAGCGTGAGCGCGACGAGCCTCCCGCGGAACCGAGCAGCACCGATGGCACTCCCGGAGAGGCCCGTACTGCCGGAGAGACTTCTGCGGCCGGGGAGGGCCCCGCCTCCGGGGAGGCTCGCCATGGCTCCTCCGAAGACGTCTGGGACGACGGCCTGATCGCGCGGCGCGGAGGTGCCACGAGTTCGTCAGGTGCGCCTTCCGGAGGACCGTCCGGCGCGCCATCCGTTACGCCATCCGGTGCACCCTCCAGTACGTCTGCGTCATCCAGTACGTACTGCAGCACGTCTGCGTCATCCGGTACGTCATCCAGTACCTCCTCCGGCATCTCGACCGCGTACGAAGGGCCCCTGCGCGCCCGGCTCGACGCCCTGCGTGAACTCGTCGGGCTCTCGCGCACGCGCCTGGACAGCGCCACGCTCGCCGAGGCGGGCCGGGTCCTCGACGAGGCCGCGGCCCGGCGCCGGCTCTCAGGGCGGCACACCGTCGTCGCCATCGCGGGTGCCACGGGGAGCGGCAAGTCGACGCTGTTCAACGCCCTGGCCGGGGTGACCATCTCGGAGACCGGCGTTCGCAGGCCGACCACGGCGGCCCCCATCGGGTGCAGCTGGACCGACGGCGCCGCGGGGCTCCTGGACCGGCTCGGCATCCCGGGGCGGCTGCGCAGACGCCCGCTCCAGGGCCCGGACCTGAACACCCTGGAGGGGCTCGTCCTGATCGACCTGCCCGACCACGACTCGGCGGTCGGGGAACATCGCGCGCACGTTGACCGGATCCTCGCGCTCGTCGACGCGGTCATCTGGGTCGTCGACCCGGAGAAGTACGCCGACGCGATGCTCCACGAACGCTATCTGCGGCCCATGGCGGGGCACGCCGAAGTCACGTTCGTCGTGCTCAACCAGGTGGACCGGCTCCCCGGCGACGCCGCCGACCAGGTGCTCGACGATCTGCGGCGGCTCCTCGACGAGGACGGCATCGCACTCGGCGAGCACGGCGAACCCGGCGCCACCGTGCTCTCCCTCTCCGCGCTGACCGGCGAGGGAGTCGATGAACTCCGTGACTCCCTCGGCCAGTTCACCAAGGAGCGGGGCGCCGCCGCCCGGCGGATCGCGGCCGACCTGGACGCCGCCGCCGACGAGCTGTGGCCGGTGTACGCGGCCGGGGCCGGGACGCACGGGGGCCGGGGCGGGGTGCGGATCGGGCTCAGCGAAGAGGCGCGCGAGGAGTTCGCCGACCGGCTCGCGGACGCGGTGGGCGCGGCGGCGGCGGGGCAGGCCGCGGAACGGGCCTGGCGGCGCAACGCGGGCAAGGCGTGCGGCACCCCCTGGCTGCGGCTGTGGCGTTGGTACGAGGCCCAGCGCTCGCCGCTGAACGTCGGCTGGCCCGCGGCGCGGGAGCCCGCGGACGAGGAGGCCACGGCCCGGCAACGCGTCGAGCACGCGGTGCGCACGGTGGCCGACGAGGCTGCTGCCGGTCTGCCCCAGCCCTGGGGCCAGGCCGTTCGCGAGGCGGCGGTGCGGGGCGCGGAGGGGCTGCCCGAGGCCCTGGACGAGCTGACGGTCTCGGCCGGGGTACCGGAGGGAAGACCTCCGCGGCCCGGATGGTGGCCGGTCGCGGTGTTCGCCCAGGCGGCGATGACGATGCTCCAAGTCGTGGGCGGACTCTGGCTGGTGGCTCAGATCATCGGCATCGCGGTGCCGAATCTGGGCGTGCCGGTGCTGCTGATGCTGGCCGGGATCGTGGGCGGCCCCTGCGTGGAGTGGGGGAGCCGGATGGCGGCACGGGGGCCGGCGCGACGCTACGGCGCGGACGCGGAACGGCGGTTGCGGGAGGCGGCCGCCGGGTGCGGGCGGGCGAGGGTGCTGGATCCGGTGGCGGCGGAGCTGTTGCGGTATCTGGAGGTTCGGGAGCAGTACGTGCGGGTGACGGGGGCGGTTGTGGGCTGA